TTTCTCAGTTTGTGAAATTCGCACCCTCCACCAGTCAAATACTGGCAAAATGTTTCTGGAGGTTAGGTTTTGTACTCTAGCAGCCACTTTGGTAGATAACCAACCAGGTTGTGtcatattgtaaaatgtaaatgttgaaaATGGCGGGTAATTCTATGCACATACTAGTGTCAATTCACAGAATATCTTGCTGATAAGTTAGCAAGAGTTCAACACCAGGCGTGACTCAGTGTTAGATATTCTGTGAACAGAAGGAAATTGATAAAGGAAGGCCAAATTGCCGGCTTTCATCACCATCTTTATGTTCTCTTGTAGAGTAGCTATGTGCCAGTTGACAAGCTCAGACTGCCTGCCCTTCTTCTTTATTTGTTCTGCCAGTTTGTCCTCACAGAATCAGCAAGGATCCATAGATttctaaatatatacattttaaccaGGGAATTGCTGTTAGAAAACAGATCCTCAGATGAACGTGTCGGTCACTGAAGCGATACTACTCATTGGAATGTgggttgtgtgcatgtatgacgATGGTTGCATGTTAGACGCTAATCTTTGAAACTACACTGATCTGTTCCTCATTGTTCATTATTAAATACAGAAATCTGTGTCATTATGTCAGCAGCTAAGATGAaacctttctgtttttgtttattgcagCTTCTTGGGGCATGTGTATCAAATTGTGGTAAAATTTTTCATCTAGAAGTTTGCTCCAGAGATTTTGCGAGTGAAGTCAGCAATGTGTTGAATAAGGTAAGTGCTATTGTCTTTCTTTGATCAACATTTgatgggaagaaatatgatattCAGATATTTCAATCTGAAAGCAGTTGTGTATAGTGATGGGACACTGTcttatttgcatgaaataacCTTATTTTCAAACACAGAAGTTTTTCTGATCACAAACCCATGACAGAAACTGActtgtgttttaaatgtataacaTAGGCTCTTTTGGATACTGTAGAATTGCAGTTGTACTTAGTTCTCTGTGCAGAAATCCTGAtcctccaatcacagagctTGTCCTTGAGTATGACATTGTACCTGATATGTATAGCCTGATATGATAACTTGATATGATAAACCTGTTGACCAAATGAGTGAGTGatatcaaaataaaagagaaGGTTCTATGCCAAATATAACAGATTTTTCTGATTGAGGAAAAAGAGGCATGTTCTTTCATATGCTTCCTATCCAGTGATACTTGACTTCTTGTAATTAATGTAAGACAACATATCATCATATTAACTTGTTAATACATAACATATATGCCATAAGTTAAAATCAGCTAACATAAAACAATATTAGTTTTTAgctgattttaaaatgttataaacAACTTTGTAATTTTCCCTGGAGCATTCTAGATCCTGGCCATGCACTGTGGCTGAATACTTCAAATTAAGATTGAATTCCCTTAAGGGATATTCGGTCTATTGATTTATTTTCGCCTCATGATCAGAAATGGGTCTGGTCTATTTCAGGGTCACCCAAAAGTGTGTGAGAAATTGAAAGCGCTAATGGTGGAATGGGCGGAGGAGTTCCGGAACGATCCACAGCTCAGCCTGATCTCAGCCATGATTAAGAACCTCAAAGAGCAGGGCGTGTCCTTCCCCACGGCGGGGTCCCAGGTGGGTAGACCCGCGGGGGCCCGTCCGCGGTCACAGCCTGCGGTCAAAGCAATGCGGTTGTGTTTCTGCTTTCAGTCTGTGGTCGAGGTTAATGGGTGGGTATTCATCAAAATTTCTGTGCAAAAGGGGGAGTCCACATATGCACATGGATCCTGGGAAAAGAATGGCTCCTCTCTGTCCACTCTTATGTATGTGACTCTTTATCCATTTTGGAATTGAGTTCAGTGAATTGACTGAATGATTGAACATTGGCTCTCACTAGATGTTTGCATGGCATGACGACTGCAAATACATTAAAGGAAGTGCTGgagttggagtgtgtgtgtgtgctcaaaaTGTACTGGTAATAATATGCTGAGAGAAATTCAGTCTTGTGGAAACcagtttatttctcattttaggCAGCAGAACAGGCTAAGGCCAGCCCTGCTTTAGTAGCAAAAGACCCCTCTACCACAGCAACCaaaaaggaagaggaggacttAGCTAAAGGTAAGGTGCGCGTGTCTTCAGGTTCATCGTAAATGgaaaatcaaataaatgcacttaatcaAAACATATTGAGATTCACATTTAGCTTTTGACTGTCATGAATGGGATGCctgatactttttaaaaatatcaatattattttatatacaaaTCGATACAGCGGGGACAAACAGGGCagccatgcaaaaaaaaaaaaaaactaaatattgtGACAGCCATTTTCATCTGTTCAAACTATCCATCAGGCTCTCAAAAATGAAGATGTACAGTTCAACAGTGACACTTCATAGTGAAGCTGGTAGCGTGTCAGGCCTGTGGCTGTTATTTCACACACTACATCCCATTGTCGCCATGGAAAAACGCAATGCAGGAGGGAGCTGGGTTGTTTATGCTACCTTGGCTTCGGCTTAGAGGCCAGCAGTAATCCAGCTTCACGCTGATCACGCTTCTGCGCTGCCAGCGTTGGAGGAGAACAGGAGGGCTGGTTACCTAAGGTGTGGCCCTGACCacctacagtacagacacatgtgtatgtctgtgtgtggagaaAGTCTACTGAGCCGTGTAATCCTTTACCACTGTGTTATCCTTTACCGTTTGTTAATTTGTCAATTATTTTGGATCATATTGAATTCTGTTGGGGATGCAGACCTTTGGATCAGATTTTTGTCTTTCACGATGGTCACCATGTCAGGTTAGGCAATCACAGTGCCGTAAGTTATTACAACACTCCGACCAATGACCCCGGCCAATCTTCACGATCTTGCGCGAGTTAATTGGTTGTCGGGGAGGAGTGTCAAGAACTTGTCAATCGTGGCTGCAGAAGTGACATGTGATGCAGCGGTCCTCAgttctgaaaagaaaaagaaaagacagcAAAAACGATTGTGGACCTGTTCCTGGGTGTCACACAGAGGACAGTATGCCTTGTCTATCCTTCATCTATGAAAGAGAACTTGAGCTAACAAATGTGTTAACATGTCAAGAACATTACATAATTGTCGCTAGCTACCAGGTTTTTATCCAAGGACCCAAAGATTGGGTTTTGGGATTGTATACTCTGGTAGGTTAAACGAAGATACAAAGATATGTTTTGTCAAACTAGGCAGGAAAATACGAACAATTCTGACATGTTCGTCAGGCCCGATACTGGAAATTTGTCGGCAGTGACAGAATTATGTCAAAATCTGGCTACATTTTTGTAGTCTGATCCTGGCATAAGGTGTAGATCACATATAAGCCACGAGAAACCAAGTTTGGTCAAATAAAACGGATTCCTCGTGTCACCTTTGGGATGGCAGAAGAGGATTCTGGGGCTGGATCGCTGCCGCAGGTTGAGTGCCTCTGTTGACTGAGCTCTCTCCTCCAGCCATCGAGCTGTCCCTGAAGGAGCAGAGGCCTGCCCAGGCCCCGCTCTCctccctgtaccccagcacctCCAGCCTGGCCTCCAACCACAAGCCCGAGGGCAGGAAGGTGCGCGCCATCTACGACTTCGAAGCTGCTGAAGACAACGAGCTGACCTTCAAATCGGGGGAGATCATCACCATCCTGGACGACAGGTAGCCTCCACGTACCGCCTTTCCGcattcagtcagtcaatcagccGATCAATAAATCAATCGATCAAGTGATTATTGTTGTACTACTGTACTGTGTGAGTGCTATTGTGAAACCATTTGTCATACAGTTTTGCAATTGTGGTGGTTACTAGAGTTGTCTTCAATTTCTGTGTGCTCTTCCTGACCTGTTGCTCAAGACAGTGAGgaatgaccatttggtttcaTCGTCCAAGACAAAGTGGAAAAGTATTTTTCCAAGTGGTCGATTCAGTCTGTAGCGGTCGCTGTTGTTGCTTCGATTGTTTCGTATCtttggttctgtgtttttcaattttatttattaattattaccGTTTGTTTTCTTCACAGTGACCCCAACTGGTGGAAAGGGGAGACGTATCAAGGCATAGGTCTGTTCCCCTCAAACTTTGTGACTGCGGACCTCACAGCTGAGCCTgaaatgagtgagtgtgagtcttcctcccttcctctctatCGTTACTGGGGTTCACCCTGCCGTTTGTTCATCATGCCATCTCTGTCCGTCTCACTCGCTTGCTACAGTGAAAACAGAGAAGAAAACTGTGCAGTTCAGCGACGAGGTTCAGGTGGAGACCATCGAACCTGAACCAGAGCCCGTTTATATCGATGAGGtgaggggatttttttttttttttttttttacagtaaaaattttgcatggctgcttcaACATTGCCCCAGTTATTTTAATCGATTTAGGGTGGATATAGTATATTTTGTAGACAGACATGACTATTAATCACAGCTAGGATGGACCAATATCCCTGCTCTTCTCCTCAGTGGCTCCATACCATGCATGTTAGTGGCCAATAAAGTTAAAAATTACACGGCTGTACATAGGTCAGTCATTACTGCGTTTTATCTTCTAGGAAAAAATGGACCAGTTGTTGCAGATGATCCAAAGTGCCGACCCCACAGACAATCAGCCCGACGCCACCGAACTTCTTCAGCTGGAGGGTAAGAAGTATCTCTATCACCTGCAGTACTAACCCGCAATAACCATGGCACTAAACCCACCTCTACCTCACACCTGCAGTACTAACCCGCAATAACCACGGCACTAAACCCACCTCTACCTCACACCTGTAGTACTAACCCACAATAACCACAGCACTAACCCCACCCCTACCTCACACCTGCAGTACTAACCCACAATAACCATGGCACTAAACCCGcctctacctcacacacacacacacagtactaacCCGCAATAAACACAGTACTAAACCCACCTCTATCGACCTCACACCCACGGTACAAACCAGCAATAAGCACATCCCTAAACCCACCTCTATCGAcctcacacctacagtacaAACCAGCAATAAGCACATCCCTAAACCCACCTCTGACCATCTCTTTATTTTTACCAGGTGCCTGCAATCAGATGGGTCCCCTTATCGACCAGAAACTAGAGGATATTGACAGGTGCTCAGGTCTTATTGGTTTGAAGAGCTGGAGTACAAAGTGCTTTTcttatttaagaaaataaatgctgcCATTTAATGCTTAAAGATGTATGCCTGTGTTTTCTGTAATGTGGTATACGAGTAGGGAAGAACTGGAATGCGTATTCTGTTTGGGCCAACATTCTTGAACATAATTATAACACTAAACTTATTCAAATGCGCAATTAATAAATGTacattaattgaattgaaatcaGTTTAATAGGCAGGTCTATGTTTATTTGACCTTTAGAGGAGGGCTGTGTGCGCTGAGACGGATGTGTCCCTGGTCTTTCAGGAAACACTCGGAGTTGTCGGAGCTGAACGTGAAGGTGATGGAGGCCCTCTCTCTGTACGCCAAGCTGATGAACGAGGACCCGATGTACGCCATGTACGCCAAGCTGCAGAGCCAGCAGTACTACATGCAGCAGCCCCCCCCTGGCTCCCCACAGGTGAGCCTGCTGCCCCACTGAACGGCTGCTGTGGCCCCCAGGCCCACGCCATGGCCCCCAGGGCCCCAGGCCTACGCCATGGCCCCAGCCCCTGCCCTCGGAGGCTTGCttgggtttttattttggtttgacACAGTATTATTTCAGCACTTTATttctgcatatattttaaaatatgtattcatacaTATTTGCTGTACGGCCCCAGACAAAGCCCTGACAAATGTCTGTTTCATAACACAATTATGGGAGTTcttaatcattttaatcataCGGAGGTGGTTACTAAGACCGTGAACATACATCGTGAACATTACTGAGACCGTGAACAACATCACAGATCTTAATTTAATTGCCTGAAGAAGTTGAAGCATTAAACGGTTTTCTATCAAGATTTACACCGCGGGAGTACTTCTGACTTACCTAGCTACCCCCATAACTCTTTGAGAAGTT
The sequence above is a segment of the Conger conger chromosome 4, fConCon1.1, whole genome shotgun sequence genome. Coding sequences within it:
- the stam gene encoding signal transducing adapter molecule 1 isoform X1, yielding MPLFTSNPFDQDVEKATSEMNTAEDWGLILDICDKVGQSRTGPKECLRSVMRRVNHKDPHVAMQALTLLGACVSNCGKIFHLEVCSRDFASEVSNVLNKGHPKVCEKLKALMVEWAEEFRNDPQLSLISAMIKNLKEQGVSFPTAGSQAAEQAKASPALVAKDPSTTATKKEEEDLAKAIELSLKEQRPAQAPLSSLYPSTSSLASNHKPEGRKVRAIYDFEAAEDNELTFKSGEIITILDDSDPNWWKGETYQGIGLFPSNFVTADLTAEPEMSELKTEKKTVQFSDEVQVETIEPEPEPVYIDEEKMDQLLQMIQSADPTDNQPDATELLQLEGACNQMGPLIDQKLEDIDRKHSELSELNVKVMEALSLYAKLMNEDPMYAMYAKLQSQQYYMQQPPPGSPQVYPGQAPAMGPLPQGYSLPPEQLPSLNQPGLPSSPGPAPAMAGQPAPSMMVNSAPAGAYPAQPPVYSPPPGSSDPSYQGSVNGAGGPPQVPSYTAASQSLPPASEGQPPMYSQKALL
- the stam gene encoding signal transducing adapter molecule 1 isoform X3, which codes for MRRVNHKDPHVAMQALTLLGACVSNCGKIFHLEVCSRDFASEVSNVLNKGHPKVCEKLKALMVEWAEEFRNDPQLSLISAMIKNLKEQGVSFPTAGSQAAEQAKASPALVAKDPSTTATKKEEEDLAKAIELSLKEQRPAQAPLSSLYPSTSSLASNHKPEGRKVRAIYDFEAAEDNELTFKSGEIITILDDSDPNWWKGETYQGIGLFPSNFVTADLTAEPEMSELKTEKKTVQFSDEVQVETIEPEPEPVYIDEEKMDQLLQMIQSADPTDNQPDATELLQLEGACNQMGPLIDQKLEDIDRKHSELSELNVKVMEALSLYAKLMNEDPMYAMYAKLQSQQYYMQQPPPGSPQVYPGQAPAMGPLPQGYSLPPEQLPSLNQPGLPSSPGPAPAMAGQPAPSMMVNSAPAGAYPAQPPVYSPPPGSSDPSYQGSVNGAGGPPQVPSYTAASQSLPPASEGQPPMYSQKALL
- the stam gene encoding signal transducing adapter molecule 1 isoform X2, giving the protein MPLFTSNPFDQDVEKATSEMNTAEDWGLILDICDKVGQSRTGPKECLRSVMRRVNHKDPHVAMQALTLLGACVSNCGKIFHLEVCSRDFASEVSNVLNKGHPKVCEKLKALMVEWAEEFRNDPQLSLISAMIKNLKEQGVSFPTAGSQAAEQAKASPALVAKDPSTTATKKEEEDLAKAIELSLKEQRPAQAPLSSLYPSTSSLASNHKPEGRKVRAIYDFEAAEDNELTFKSGEIITILDDSDPNWWKGETYQGIGLFPSNFVTADLTAEPEMMKTEKKTVQFSDEVQVETIEPEPEPVYIDEEKMDQLLQMIQSADPTDNQPDATELLQLEGACNQMGPLIDQKLEDIDRKHSELSELNVKVMEALSLYAKLMNEDPMYAMYAKLQSQQYYMQQPPPGSPQVYPGQAPAMGPLPQGYSLPPEQLPSLNQPGLPSSPGPAPAMAGQPAPSMMVNSAPAGAYPAQPPVYSPPPGSSDPSYQGSVNGAGGPPQVPSYTAASQSLPPASEGQPPMYSQKALL